The DNA sequence TATGGACAGGACGTGGATACAGAACCCGAATAGATGGGCGGATGAATACTTGGATGGAATCGAGGATTTTATTGACTTTGCAAGTACACACAACCCGAGTGCAACTAGAATCCGGTGTCCttgtaggaggtgtaacaacacGTTAAGGGAGACAATAGAaaatgttcgatttcatttagtaaggaaTGGACTGATTGAGACATATAATACTTGGAACCATCATGGGGAACAATTAAACAATGATTCGTCTTTAAATGCCACAAGAGTGGATAATGTTGAACCTATTGTCGAtcctaatgaacaagtcatggATATTAGAAATAATGCTTTTCCATTTGCATCGACAAAAACCAATCACAAAGGGGAAGATACCGTGCCTACACCAATGGACAGTGCAGAGttcgaacaatatgaaaaactattaaaaaatgccaACCAAGAGTTATACTCGGGGTGCGAAAGCTTTTTTGTTCTCACGACCATTGTGGAACTAATGCATGGAAGAATAAAGCATCGTATGTCGAACCGGTGTTTCGATTactttttgggggttttcaagAGAATGCTTCCGAAGGACAATTGTTTGCCGAAAGACCATAGAGACACGCAAAAGGTGTTCAAGGacaattgtattttattctacaaAGAGTATAAAACATTGGATAAATGCCATGTACGTAATGAGTCGAGGTTCAAAATGATATCTCATAATAGAACCACTAAGATCTCACAAAAAGTCATCCGTTATTTACCCCTGAAACCTAGGTTGCAGCAATTGTATATGTCGTTGCATACTGCCACAGACATGAGATGGCATAAGAAAAAATGGGTAAACGACTATGTGATGCGACATCTGTATATGGGGAGGCATGGAAAGAGTTCGATCGAACGTTTCCTGAGTTTGCTGCTGATTCTCATAAAGTTAGATTGGGACTTGCCACTGACGAATTTAATCCGTTTGgggttttaaaccaacaccacagTACTTGGCCGATTTTCGTATTTCCGTATAATTTGCCATCGTGGAAATGtatgaaaaaataatacatGATGATGACTCTATTGATAACTGAGGATCCTGGTAGGTCAATCGATGTATACTTAAGGCCGTTGGTGGATGAGCTAAAACATTTATGGACACACGGTGTGCGCACATATGATAAATATACTGGCAAGATGTTCACTTTGCGGGCTGCAGTGATGTGGACTGTGAACGATTTCCCTGCATATGCAATGGTTTCCGGGTGGAGCACTAGGGGTTATATGGCATGCCCTGTATGCAAGGAAGACGTAACATCTAGTTGGCACGCTggaaaagtttgttaccttggTCATTGAAGATGGTTGCCTTGGGATCACGAGTGGCAAGAGAAGGATAAAGAGTTTGACGGGGAGAAAGAGTATTATCTCAGACCTAGAGAATGGTCTGGTGCTCAGATTTTAGAACAGCTTACCCGTTTGGATTTTGCTCCTTTTGGGACCAATGTCACTAGGACAAGACCTGCTACACATATGAACTGGACGCACAAGTCTATGTTTTTTGAACTCCGATATTGGTCTaaactaaaattgagacacGACCTCGATGTTATGCATGTTAAGAAAAATGTATATGACATATTGGTCGGCACAATTCTAGATATTGAAGGCAAGACAACGAACACGATCAAAGCTCGTCTTGATTTGGAACGAATGGGAATACAATGGggtttatggatgaataggGACAATGATAAAGCCATAAGGGATCTTGCATTTTTTTCAATGAAACCGAATGACAAGAatgattttttaaagtttttatcgtCTATAAGGTTTCCCGATGGGTATGCTTCAAATATCGCGCGTTGCGTGAACGTTGATGGGGTAAATTAGCTAGCTTAAAGAGTCATGACTGCCATGTGGTTCTGCAAATCCTACTTCTTGTGGGTATTCGACATCTCTTGCCACCCGATGTAGTGAAACTaatcatgttgttgtccagTTTTTTTTCGCAATTGACGTCAAGAACGTTACGAAGAACAGACGTTAATCAGTTGTGCCATGACATTGTGTAGGTTCTAatgcaagtttgagatgatatttCCTCTAGCGTTCTTCACAAGTATGATACACGTGATGGTTCACTTACCAGATGAGGCATTGCTTGCTAGACCAGTCAACTTtcgatggatgtatccaatagaaAGGTATATATTCCTCGTCTTTTCTATTAatcaatattaaatatattacGATTAGTAATATGTGAATcgtatcattttcttttggcagGCTTCTTGGAGACTTGAAGAAAAATGTACGAAACAAAGCGAAGCCCGAAGGATCCATTATACAAGCTTGGGTGTCATATGAGGCACTTACATTTTGTGGAATGTATTTAAAAGATGTTGAGACAACTTTCAATCGTCCTCCTTGCAATAATGACGGGGGGTGTGAAAAGGAGAAACTTTCAGTTTTTGCCCAAGTCGCTCGACCATTCGGAGATCCTATTTGTGGTGAGTCATTTGCCAAGAAGGACATGGATAGCACATTGGTTCGTACTCAAAAATTGTGATGAGACACCGTCACACCTAGACGAGCATGAAAATATGATGAAGCAGGCACATCCTTCacatttgtatgccaagaaacacCATGAATTGTTTCTGCAGTGGTTTCTCGAATAtgtaagtttgaagtgttttgtatTGGACATATATATTGTACCAATTAAGTTGCTCGAACTAACAAATTTAAATGTTTGTCTAATATTAGGTGAATCAACTGAAAGCATCAAATTCCCCCGCATATAGTGAAGAGTTATATAACTTAGCGTTCAGACCAATTTGCGTTGAATTGTACTCGGGCTGCCATGTCAACGGCGTCAAGTTCTTAGCGGGTGCACAAGATGACAAGTTGTGTACACAAAACAGCGGTGTTCATGTCCCCGGAGGAGGCGAAAGTACAAACATTGAATTCTATGGCAAACTAACAAGTGTCGTGCAATTGCTTTATAAAGACCAGTGCCAAGTGATCCTATTTAAGTGTTGATGGTTTGATACACACCCAAATAGGCATGGAAGTGTGAAAACAGATCATGGATTACTATCAATGAACACTACCAAAACTTGGAACGATGACGACCCTTACATATTAGCAACCATGGCTAAACAAATTGTGTATCTAGATGACCCTAAATTCGGGAGGggttggaaagttgttcagAAGATGGATCATAGGAACATGTATGCTATACCAGAACAAGACCGTACTGACGACGACATCAACAATGTTGCTGACCAACGTCTTGAATCTTTCATGGAAAGTGGTGCGGAAACACTCTGAGGTACTAATCTTATCTAAGAACCATTTCAGATAGATGGAGTATCTTCAATCGAAATATCAATTGAGTCCATCATGATTGACCTCGGTAATATTCCACGATACGATGGTCCAGTGCACACAAACGATGATGTCCAGTGCGCACGAACGACGATGGTGATGTACCTATCGATGATAAGGAATGGGACACTGAAAATGATGATAGCAACGAAAGTGAAAGTTATTATAGTTCAGATGAAGATTAAGgtaatttatttgtaatttatttgtAATTATTTGTAAAACACATGATATGTTTACTGCATTATATAGAGTGATGGAAAAAATGGTATGAATGATTCCCATTTTATATGTGAATTACTTTGTAAAtaaagttgttttgtttttattttataataaattgtaaacaaaaaaaaaaaaaaaaccaatttaaaACACAATTGCGCGACgaataaaatatttttggtcACGCAAATATACTTTGCGCGATGAAATATATGTATTCGTTGCCCACGTGTCTGAAAATTCAATTAAAGCGCTTTTTTTTCGaggaaattttaaaaaacttgCACGACGAATAAATATGTTTCGTCGCTCAAAGTATATTTGCACGACGAAATATATTTATTTGTCACGCAAGTGTCTGAAAATTCAAATAAAGCACTTTATTTATTGACTGGGggttagaattagggtttttattttttctaattgGGGGCGGTggggttagatttagggttcGTCAATTGGAGGTTACATTTAGGTTCTTAAATTAGACTTTTTAGGGTTCTTAATTGGGGTTAGATTTAGGTCCTAACTTAGGGGAACGATTTTGGGCAGTGAGGTTAGATTAGGTTTTCTGAAATTGGGGGTTAGATTTAGGGTGCTTCACTGGGGGTTAGGTTACGGTTCTTAAATTAggggtttttttatttcaagTACATGGTTTGAATTAGGGGTTTTCTAATTTAAGTACAGGGTTCTTAAATTAAGGATTTGCATTGTTGACTGCCACAATTTGTTGATATATAATGGGGTATTACCCTTTGTTGTTGCCTTATTAATATGATAGACTCGATTGTATTGCTTGTTAAATTCGGCCTCCCAATTTTGAAGTTACATTTACGTTTTGATATTAATCTTTCTTTTTTGCACAGTAATTTGAATTCCTCCATTATAGTTTAGATTATATATATCTATTAGATTTTCATGAGAGGTATTAGCAAACTTCTTTTGCCGCAAATCGCAGAGCACATGAACTTTGTTATGATGGGAATGTTTCcattattttcatatttctaCATCTCCAAAATCATTGAATCTGCCCATATGCATTCAGAAAATGCTTTTGACCAGCCAATGGACTGGAATTCCCATATGTTTATTTTAGTTAACAAGTTCATTTGAAATCAAATCAACAATTAGCAATCCTTTTGTAGCCATTGAAGTTGTAAGCATGTGAAAACAGAATCAAAATCTTTGTGTACTAAACTAATTGATTGCCAATTTTGTAGATGTCTCACCTGATTAGAACCCGGAGGCCGATGACTTCTACACCTAGTCCGACGGCTACACCTAGTCCGACGACTATACTTACTATTGCCGCCACTGCTCCAGCAGAGATGGACCATAAGCCAGTCAATCCAGTTCACTCAGATGGTCCTTCAGTCCCACAGGCGCAGGCATCATCGACTTCTTCGGTGACATTACCTATTAGCGCCAGACGAACTCACCGACGCCCCCGCACTGTGGACCAGATGTCGCCATCGGGATCCACAACTGATGCCTCCAATATACGATCAGGTATACAATCCTAATTCACTCCCTCATTCCTTTGTTTACTAAGGTTTAGGGTACACGGCTAGGTATTCAATTTGTTATGTCATGTAAGGATTAAAAATTTTTCATCGTTCCGAACCTTTTATTAAACTGTTGTgatcattgtgttggatatgtacattgtttatgttattttcagggttttgggaaatgttttaattataaGGGAGGTTATGCCGAAATTTTAGTAGGATTTGTTATTAGTTATgggttaatgattttttttttcatctctttgcAGCGAAGAAAAACACTCGAGGACCTTGTCGGCAATTGAAGACGGGGAAGGTCACTCGGGTGACCAACGGTCGTATCCCAATCGGATATGATGAGTGACATCGGGCAGCACCAACGATGGAGCAGCATAGTGCATTGGCCCACGACATTGGGCATGTCGTGCGGACCTTTTGCCCTATGCTGTGGAAGTCTTGGAAGGCGATGCCGGATGAGACGAAGATTACGCTGCGCAATCAATTGTCCGTAAGTAGCATCGCCCTTTTAatgcttttcatgtaaaatttatatatttatatgtattacTATCTTTTATTACTAATGCTTTCAAAATATTTGTTATATTGCAGATAAGCTACAATTTGGAGCACATGGACGAGGACAAGTTCGCATATGTCAATCAGCTCTTCTCCGAATGCTACAAGCAGTGGAAGAGTGACATGCACCAATGCTTCCAGGAGTTTGATGATCTGCAGGTCGCTCTTGATGAGGGATGTCCGAAGGAGTTGGAGGACCGACAAGATAGTTGGGTTTGACTTTGCGGTCATTTTAGTGACCTAACATGTGGTGCGTTTTTAATGACGACttctttcattttactttttttattttttaataatgtttattattattttttttaattttctttaactattacaactaatacgtttattttttgtataacaaAAGAAGGCGAAGGCGAACAAGATCAATCGAGAGAAGAGgactcttctccaccattcgGGTTCGAGGCCTTTCTCCTACAGGATGGAGGGGCGACGGAAGGTATATATTACAACTTTCATTTCCAATTTTAAAATGtcgctaataatttttttttttcgtattaacattttccttatctttttcgaTTTTAGGAGGGTTCAAAATTTTCGAAGATCGATGTTTTTGCTGACGTTTATGTTCGGCCTGGGAATGAGTTGACCTAGTCCCTTCATGTAAGTAATTTCTTATGCATTAAACATTTATACTAATtctttcaaattgttttctatTAATAATCCATGTTTTTTTTCACAGGCAACAATGGTGGAGAAGCGACAAGTGGTGTTTCAGGAGTCCGCCTCCCACCTTCCCCCGGACACGCTGATCGAGTTTGTGGATCCCCCTGAGGATGCAGGGTTTCACATCGTCACTAAGACGTTGGACTAGAATTTCGGTCGGAGGCCAGGGACATATTGTCGGGGGATAGGAAATGCCAGGCGTCGGGAGACTGGAGCCTCGTCATCCTCGCAGTCAAAGACCAAGGTTACGGTTTTGATGCAGGAAGTCGCCGGGCTGAGGAGTGAGCTGGCATCGTACAAGTCTCAAATGTCAATGCTTATACAAGCCATCAATTCCTCTGGAATACATCTCCCCGGTTTTTCTACACCATCGCCCTCACATCCCTTCCACACCGAGCAAGCATAGCAATCAGGCCCGTCGACCTCCGACCCTATCCTCAACCAGCAACAAGATTACCAAGCACTTCCGAATGACATGCCTATAGATTTTGCGTCTTTATTTTCGTAgttttgttcctttttttttaactttacatttgtacgtacattttatgaaatctttttttttccttttattctttttttttaattaaaaattacacGTGCGCGACGACGAAATGTCGTTGCGCAACAAGTTTTGAGACAAATTACCCAAAAACGCACTTGTACTCGTTTATATCGTACGACGAAGACCTTTGTCTGTATAGCATTCACACCACGACTAGTAAAGCGTCGCACAGTTGTTAAGACGTGCGACAAATTTGAAGATGTTTGTCGCGCAATGTCTTTTTTCACAAGCTTTACGCGACAAAATATGCGCGACGATTTTCTGGTCGCCAGAGTTTATGTGCAACCAAATAATTCTTTGTGTGACAAAATGTCTGTAGTCGCGCAAGCGATTTAATTTAGTAGTGACTTTAGCTAATTTGTGAGAATTTGGCACAATGTTACACATGAAATAACCTTCAAACTCACTCTCACTCGATCTCCTCTTTGCCAACCCCCCATTTTCTCTACTGTTCAAAATAAAAACTAGCCTAATCTCACACATGAAACACTTCATGTGTGAGAGCCgtctttttgctttttttatttgtttttggtaGGGTTTGTGAAGACATGGGGTAGATATAGGAAGTAGGTGGGATGCTATGATGACATGTGggtgaaaggaaaaaaataaacaaaatttcgTTTGCACGAAATTACATTACTGCCCATGATTTTATTCAGTGATATAACACCAAATTATCTTTTCACCTTCTATTGGTTGACAAATAGGGTTTTCCTAATAAGTACTTTAGATTCAGAATATGTTAAACTAGCTAATGTTATTAGATATGGAAACTCAATGGTCTTTGTGGACCAAAACTCATTCGCGTCCTGAAATCCAAAACTAACTAAAACTAACTAAAGGCCAATACAAACCTTTTGTATGATtaaataattgattaattaatcttgactaTATACTATTAAATTGTTTAACTTACCTTATTTATGTTCTTTATCTCCTTCATTCATTACCTTACACGATGTCCGACTCTATCTAATTGATTGGTTGGATAaataaggcaaaaaaaaaaaaaaaaaaaacaacaaccaaACAGTGGAAGGTAAGGGTTATTTGGGCAACGGTtaacaaattataatttaagGAGGAGATAACAAGAACAATATCAAGTTTCATGGTATCAGAAAGGGAAACAGTGCCTTCCCCAATAACTGGGGCAGCTTTACCACTAGTAACGTTGACCATGGTTTGGGTGGAGGTTTTTAGTGATGGAACCTGTTTAgaatcacaagtcatatgttcaGTATATAGCCCTCGAATCAATTATCCACATATCATTCGTAACAAGACTGGAGATATTGAGTGCCTTACCATCATTACCCGCCGCATCAATCATGGTTGATGCCTTGCCCATTATATGATATGAATCATTCTTGGTTTCTGCAATGGAGGCTCAAGATTTATTGCAGTAAGGATCGCGGGTCTTATCCCAATTCTTGAGATACCCAATTAGTTCAAAACAACAACTTTTGGAGTGTCCTGTTATACCACAATGTGGGTATTTACCTTGCAGATGATCCCGACTTGTTAGGCTAGTGCGAGTTTGTCTTGCCTGACCCTCTAACCCACCTCGGTCAGACTGTTAGGAAGGCCCACAAGCCTTACCTGCCATAGGAGCAGGTTCATCTTTGTCAACCTTCGTCTTGATTGCCTCATTTCGATCTGCTTCACGACAAACATATGCATAAGAAGCTTGAAGCCCAAGCGAGGATCCTTCTACAACACTTCTCCATGCACTTGATAAAAACATCTTCAAGACCACCAAGGAACAAATAGACTCGTTGTTTCTCAATCGATTTGTGAAACATTTTGATGTCGTTCTCACACTCCATGGTCACTTTATTAAAGTGGTC is a window from the Malus domestica chromosome 16, GDT2T_hap1 genome containing:
- the LOC114822065 gene encoding uncharacterized protein, which gives rise to MEQHSALAHDIGHVVRTFCPMLWKSWKAMPDETKITLRNQLSISYNLEHMDEDKFAYVNQLFSECYKQWKSDMHQCFQEFDDLQVALDEGCPKELEDRQDSWV